One Gammaproteobacteria bacterium DNA segment encodes these proteins:
- the secE gene encoding preprotein translocase subunit SecE codes for MLEKLKLTVAVIPLAAALGGFYYYSEESLLLRVVALLVAAGLSILIAMQSETGRAAAAFVQDSRTEVRKVVWPTRKETWQTTVFVLVAVLFVGVCLWLMDMFLGWAVRYFTV; via the coding sequence ATTTTGGAAAAGTTGAAACTGACAGTTGCTGTAATTCCTTTGGCGGCCGCTTTGGGTGGTTTTTACTACTACTCGGAAGAGTCGTTACTGTTGCGAGTCGTTGCGCTGCTGGTTGCTGCTGGATTGTCTATATTAATAGCAATGCAATCCGAAACAGGTCGGGCGGCGGCGGCATTTGTCCAAGATTCCAGAACTGAAGTACGCAAAGTCGTATGGCCTACTCGTAAAGAAACCTGGCAAACAACAGTGTTTGTATTGGTTGCAGTGTTATTTGTGGGCGTCTGCCTCTGGTTGATGGACATGTTTCTCGGCTGGGCAGTACGCTATTTCACCGTTTAA